A section of the Estrella lausannensis genome encodes:
- a CDS encoding NAD-dependent succinate-semialdehyde dehydrogenase yields MPLDSMLQDKKITSLIGGKLQESTPLPFKDITTDEKWLELHPVDKNGVLEAIELSMKAFQTWREEPAPSRGAALRRVASLLLANKDLFAEVMAREMGKPVSEGAGEVAYAASFFTWFAGEAERLYGLEIPSSRKGKLLLARLEPVGPTAVITPWNFPIAMAARKCAAALAAGCTVIAKPSLESPMSLLLLAKACHEAGIPPSVFQVLVGDEKMIGQELLASPNIRKLSFTGSAEVGKLLYNLSSNTLKKVTLELGGNAPFIVLDDADLDLAAKEAIPAKFRNAGQTCIAANRFLIHEKIFDEFSGKLIHEIEKLTFGSPLNPETNVSCHLHPLSLKRMEEHLQDALEQGASLLLGGKPGEPTVISGVTPGMRIFHEETFGPIAALMKVKSADEALLLANDCRFGLAAYLFTDSLASAHHFSNHLEFGIIAINDGLPSAAEASFGGMKDSGIGREGGPSGILEYLTEKFLSIRHSKP; encoded by the coding sequence ATGCCTCTAGACAGCATGTTGCAGGATAAAAAAATCACCAGTCTAATCGGCGGAAAGCTTCAGGAGAGCACCCCTCTTCCTTTCAAAGATATCACGACCGATGAGAAGTGGCTCGAGCTCCACCCTGTCGACAAAAACGGCGTCCTGGAAGCCATCGAGCTGTCGATGAAAGCCTTTCAGACATGGCGAGAGGAGCCGGCTCCGTCAAGGGGCGCTGCCCTACGGCGGGTGGCCTCCCTTCTTCTCGCAAACAAAGACCTTTTCGCCGAGGTGATGGCGCGCGAGATGGGCAAACCGGTTAGCGAAGGGGCCGGCGAGGTGGCCTACGCCGCCTCGTTTTTTACCTGGTTTGCGGGAGAGGCAGAACGGCTATATGGACTGGAGATCCCCAGCTCCCGCAAGGGAAAACTACTCCTTGCCCGCCTCGAGCCCGTCGGCCCCACAGCTGTCATTACCCCTTGGAATTTTCCCATCGCAATGGCGGCAAGGAAGTGCGCCGCGGCCCTTGCCGCCGGCTGCACGGTGATCGCCAAGCCCAGCCTGGAGAGCCCGATGAGCCTGCTCCTTTTGGCGAAAGCGTGCCATGAGGCGGGCATCCCCCCTTCTGTTTTCCAGGTTCTTGTCGGTGATGAGAAAATGATCGGCCAGGAGCTTCTTGCCTCTCCGAATATCCGTAAACTGAGCTTTACCGGCAGCGCTGAAGTGGGAAAACTCCTCTACAATCTGTCGTCGAATACGCTGAAGAAAGTCACCTTGGAGCTCGGCGGAAACGCTCCGTTCATTGTTTTGGACGATGCCGACCTCGACTTGGCCGCAAAAGAGGCCATCCCCGCTAAATTCCGCAACGCCGGACAAACCTGCATCGCCGCGAACCGGTTTCTCATCCATGAAAAAATTTTTGATGAATTCTCCGGGAAGCTGATCCATGAAATCGAGAAACTCACCTTTGGCTCTCCCCTGAATCCCGAAACGAACGTCAGCTGCCACCTCCACCCGCTCTCTTTGAAACGAATGGAAGAGCACCTTCAGGACGCACTCGAACAGGGCGCTTCGCTCCTCCTGGGCGGAAAACCCGGGGAGCCCACTGTCATCTCCGGAGTCACACCCGGCATGCGCATTTTCCACGAGGAAACATTTGGTCCTATCGCGGCCTTGATGAAAGTGAAAAGCGCCGATGAGGCGCTGCTTTTGGCCAACGATTGCCGCTTCGGCCTTGCCGCCTACCTCTTCACCGATAGCCTAGCGAGCGCGCACCATTTCTCAAACCACCTGGAGTTTGGGATCATCGCGATCAACGATGGCCTGCCGAGTGCCGCCGAGGCCTCTTTTGGCGGCATGAAAGACTCCGGTATCGGCCGCGAGGGTGGGCCCTCCGGTATCCTTGAGTACCTGACGGAAAAATTCCTCTCGATCCGCCACTCGAAGCCATGA